In Bacteroidales bacterium, the genomic window CAGCAGACTTTCGGCTGCATTACAGACTCCGGGCCGTTGTGTTTTGGCATTGTATACAATGGCCACGGCTTTCTCCAAATCGGCAGCCTCATCCACATAGACATGACAGTTCCCCACCCCGGTTTCAATCACCGGGACTGTGCTGTTCCTGACCACCGCCTGAATCAATCCGGCGCCTCCCCTGGGAATCAGGATGTCCAGATATTCATTCCATTTCATCATAGCCACAGCACTCTCTCTGGAGGTGTCCTGTACCAGCTGCACCATATTGGGATCCAGCTCAATTGCCAAAAGGGCCTGATGAAAAATACCCACGATGGCATTGTTCGACCGGAAGGCCTCTTTACCTCCCCGGAGCACGCATACATTCCCCGTCTTAATGCACAAGCCGGCCACATCGGCCGTCACATTGGGCCTTGATTCATAAATCACCCCGACCACCCCCAGTGGTACTCTTTTTTTTCCGATCAACAGTCCATTGGGCCTTCTCCTCATCTCCCCGATCTCTCCGATCGGATCCTCCAGCTGAACAATCTGCCTCAAGCCATCGGAGATCGCCCTTATTTTTTCCTCCGAAAGGCTCAGACGCTCCAAAATGGCCCCCTTCAGTCCCATCTCCCGCCCCAGCCCCAGATCTGCCGCATTCTCCTCGAGAATAACTGAAGTGGAACGCTCCAGGAGGTCTGCCACCATAAGCAGTACCTTGTTTTTCTGATTGGTATTCAGGTGGGCCAGCTCTTTGCTGGCCTCTTTTGCTCGTATTCCGATATCGTTTAACTCTTTCATGACAGATAGATTTGATTCACCCGGCCATCTGAGTGGCATCGGAAACAAAGAAGGTTCCCAGGTCCTTTCCTTCCAGCACAGCCATGATGGTGGAAGGATCGGCACCATCGGCGATAACCACATCCACGTTGTGCTCACGGCAGAGTTCTGCTGCAGCTATCTTGGAGGCCATGCCCCCGGATCCCATTTTCGAGGAACCCTCCAGGACGATATCCTTCAGGTCTTCACTGGCCTTCATCACCTTGGGCACCTTCTGAGCCGAACGGTGAATATGCGGATCGGCGGTAAATACCCCGTCGGTATCGGTAAGAATCAGTAAAAGATCGGCCTGGATCAGGGTGGCCACCGCCGCAGAAAGGGTATCGTTGTCGCCGAATTCAATCTCATCGGTACTGACCGTATCATTCTCATTGACCACCGGGATAATTCCCATTTCGATCAGCTTGTTCAGGGTGTTCCTGGCATTTTTCCTGCGCAGGCTGTTCTCTATGCCATCCCGGGTCAGGAGCACCTGGGCCACCGTCAGATTGTATTCATCGAAAAATTTCTGGTACAAGCGGATCAGGCCCACCTGTCCGATAGCGGCCAGGGCCTGCTTTTGTACCAGATTCTCAGGTTTTTTGTCCAGGCCGATCATACCCACACCGACTCCAACTGCTCCTGAGGAGACCAGTACCACCTCTCTGCCGCTGTTGCTCAGATCTGCCAGGACCCTGGCCAGTTTTTCCATCCGCTGCAGGTTAATTTTTCCATTCTCGTAGGCCAGCAGGCTGGTACCCACCTTGACTACAATTTTCTTTTTATCCTTTAAATATTTTCTGTGTGTCATGTCTTTCTGTAATAATTGCTCAATCGTTGTACAAGCTGCTCGCTGTTTACAAAGTGAAACCCTCCATATGCTTTTTCGAGTTTTACTTTGATCTCTGCCAATCCGGGATTCCCAATGCTTCCAAGGTGTGTATAAGCATGGTCCCGGCCGGGCCTGTAGCGGCCCCTGTCGATTTCAGAGGCCACCTGCCGGTATGCATCCCTGAAAGGAATGCCCGCCTGGACTTTTTTATTTACTTCCTCCACCGAATAGATATATTGATAGGTATCCTCATCCAGAATATCCGGGTTTACCTCCATACACTCCACCACATAGCGCATCATATCCAGACAGTTCCTTAGCTCTTCAAGGGACGGATGAAGGATTTCTTTTAACAACTGAAAATCGCGGTGGTATCCGGAAATAAGGTTGCCGGTAACTGCAGAAATCTCCGTCGCCACCACGCTCAGACGATTGCACCTGGCCCTGAGCAATTCAAGCACATCGGGATTCTTTTTATGTGGCATGATGGAAGAGCCTGTGGTCAGTTCCGGAGGCAGAGATATGAACCGGAAATTCTGTCCCATAAAGAGTACCGCATCCATGGCCAGCCGTCCCACGGTAGAGGCCAGGGCCCCTATCCCGGTTCCCACATACCACTCGGTCTTTCCACGATTCATCTGGGCATTGACCGAGCTGATATGCAACTCGTCAAACTCCAGCAGACTGGTGGTTAGTTTCCGGTCGACGGGAAATGATGAGCCAAAGCCGGCCGCCGAACCCAGGGGATTCTGATTGATCACGGTATAAATTCCCTGCAGGTAGGTCATATCATCGGCCAGGGCCTCTGCGTACGCACCAAACCAGAGTCCAAAGGAGGAGGGCATGGCCACCTGCATATGGGTATAGCCCGGCATAAGGACATTTTTATAGGTTCCAGCCTGGCTAAGCAAGGTCCGGGCCAGATTCAGGGTCATCCCAACGATCTCCCTGATCTGATCACGCAGGAAAAGTTTCACATCGACCATGACCTGATCGTTTCTGGAGCGTCCCGTATGGATTTTCTTTCCTATATCGCCCAATTCCCTGGTCAAAACCATCTCCACCTGGGAATGAATATCCTCCACCCCGGGATCCAGCTTTAAAACACCTTCCCTGGCTTCGCCATAGAGCCGGTCCAACGCAGCCAGAATCCTCTCTGCCTCCTCTTTTTCTAACATTCCTGTTTCGGCCAACATGATGGAATGGGCCATGGAGCCCAGGATATCATGGGGAGCCAGTTCCAGATCATAAACCGGATCTTTGCCTGTGGTAAAAGCCAGGATACGCTCTTCGGTGGATATTTCTTTGTCCCAAAGTCTCATTTTTTCTTTTTTCTTATACCAGAATATGTTCCAGGAAGCGGCAATAAGCGGCCACACCCTGCTCCAGTTCACTCCTTAAAATATACTCTCCCGCCGTATGAGAACGTGACGATTCGCCCGGACCCATTTTTATAGCCGGAAAGGGGATCAGCGCCATATCAGACAGGGTGGATGAGCCAAAAGGCTCCAATCCGCTATCATGGATGGCCTTCATTAAAAAATGATCCTCGTCCAGTCCTGTCGGCTTCAGCCTGGTGGACCGTGGGGTCAGCCTGGCTTTGCAGACCGACCGGATCATCTTTAGTAAGCTTTCGTTTCCATAACGATCGTTGCTTCTCACATCAACCACAAAGCGACAGAGATCAGGGACCACATTGTGACTGCTGCCTGCTGAAATCATGGTCACCTGTGCTCCTGGTCCGGGAAGCCATTTCGACTGTTCTGGAAATTCCATCTGCCCGATAGCTCTGATATCCTCTATAGCTTCATCGATGGCATTCTTTCCTTCATTGAGTGCAGCATGGCCTGCCTTTCCAAACACCTCCCCATCCAGAACCATCAACCCCCGTTCGGCCACAGCAGGAGACAGGCCGGTAGGTTCACCTACGATCACAGCATCCACTTCACCAAGCAAGGGTAAGACTGCAGAAATCCCCCTGGATCCTGAAACTTCTTCCTCTGCACTAATCAGTAAGACCAGGTTAAGATGTCCCTCCAACAACTCCTTCATCTGATTATAAGCCGCCATCATGGTCACCACCGATGCCCCTGCATCGTTACTCCCCAGTCCAACGATTTTACCCCCCTCTACCCGGGGAAAAAAAGGATCAGTTTCCCAGGCTTCCACCGGGGGAACCGTATCCATATGAGAATTCAGAAGGACGGTGGTTCCAGGCGCCTCTGTTTCTCCGATCAGCAGATTATTATATATACGTTTCACCTGCCACCCCATTCCTTTCATATATGTCTCAAGAAAATCGGAGCGGAGTTTCTCTTCACGGCTCACTGCCTGAATAGAGATCATCTTCATTAAAAGCTCTTCATATGGGAAACTTCCACTCATTTCAGATCGCTGATTTCCGAATAAGATTTAACAATGCCCTTGATCATGGCCGAACTTAATCCAAAGTGTTCCATTTCATTTAAACCCGAGATGGTGCAGCCCATGGGGGTAGTCACCCGGTCTATTTCGGTCTCGGGATGGTTTTCGGTCCGCATCAGAAGTTCGGCGGCACCCAGGGCTGTCTGTGCGGCAATCCTGCCGGCCTCCCCGGCGTGAAAGCCAATCTGGATTCCACCCTGAGACACCGCCCGGATAAAACGCAGGAAGAAGGCGATCCCACAGGCTGCCAGAATGGTGGCAGCAGGCATCAGTTGCTCCTTGATTATCATAGTCTGTCCCAAAGGATCAAATAAGGATTTGACCTGGTTCACGGCCTGCTCCTCTTCGCCGGCAATACAGGTCATGCTGGCTCCATATTCCACCGCGGTATTGGGCATGATCCTGACTACTCCTGCCTGTTTTCCGCTCCAATCTTTTAGCTCCCTGATACTTACAGCAGAAACTACACTTATGAGAAGCTTATCTTCTCCCGCTAACAGTTCCTTTAGCTCCAGGATTACCTCTCTGGCCTGAGCGGGCAAAACGGCCAGGATGACAACATCACAGCGGGACACCAGCTTGCGGTTATCAGTGATTTCAAAACCATTCTGCTTGTGTTCCCCCAGTAAGTCATTCCTCCTCCTTGAAAGGAACAGATCCGAAGGGGCTGTAAGCTTGTGCCTGATCATACCCTTCGCAATAGCCATTCCAATATTTCCAGCTCCAATGATTCCAATTCTTTGCATATTCTGACCCATTTTACATATTTATCAACTATTTCATCAGATCAACGGCTCCATTTACCTCATACCAGATTCTTTGCTGATTCCCCAGAATCCTGGTAAACCCGTTGACTTCTTCGGCTGTCCAGGCTCTGTTCATTTCCCCGTAAGTGGCAAAAGAAGCACTCATCAGGTCGAAAGGGCTCTCTATACCAGTCACAGAAAAAGTGTAAGGCCTGAGTCTGAGTGTAGCGTTTCCGGTCACATTTTTTTGAGAGGATTCCAGAAAAGCCTCCAGGTCGCGCATCACCGGTTCCAGGTATTGGGCCTCATGAACAAACATCCCGTACCATTGTCCGATCTGTTCTTTCCAGTGCAATTGCCAGCGAGTAAGCACATGCTTTTCAAGTGCCAGGTGCGCATCAATAATCATCCGCGCGGCAGCAGCTTCGAATCCCACACGTCCCTTGATCCCTATGATGGTATCACCCACATGCACATCTCTGCCTATCCCCCAGGGGGAAGCTAATATTTCAAGCTCTCGGATGACCCCCAGCGGCTCCATGGAATGGCCGTTCAGACTGACAGGCTCGCCCTGCTCAAATCCGATGCTCAGTATTTCTGAACCTGACTTTGCCACAGGAGTTGGAAATGCTTCTGCAGGAAGTTCCTCCGAGGAGTTCAAAGTCTCCTTTCCTCCCACGCTGGTTCCCCAGATCCCTTTATTGACAGAGTATTCCACTTTGCTCCAGTTCATATCAATGCCGGTCTTTCTCAAGTAATCGATCTCGTCCTCCCGGGAAATTTTCAGATCTCTGATGGGGGTTATGATCTTCATCTCGGGCGCCAGCACCTGGATCACCAGGTCGAATCGTACCTGGTCGTTTCCTGCAGCCGTGGATCCGTGGGCAATATAATTAAACCCGTTTTTCCTGGCGTGCTCCACCAGGGCAATAGCCTGAAAGGTGCGCTCGGAACTTACCGACAGGGGATAGCTCCTGTTTCTAAGTGTATTTCCAAAAATCATATACCGGATACAACGGTAGTAATAATCGGCTGTTACATCCAGAACCTGGTGGGAGGCCGTCTTCAGTTTTTTCGCATGCGCCGCAATCTGTTCCAGATCCTTATCCGAAAATCCACCGGTATTCACAATGGCCGAATGAACTTCCATATGCTCTACTCTGGCCAGATGGACGGCACAAAAGGTGGTATCGAGCCCGCCACTGAAGGCCAGAAGTACTTTTTTCTTCTCCATGATTGAAGGTGTCAGGTATGGTTAATAATCACTTTAATTCCAGAGGTCCTTGCCTTGCCATTAACTTTATTCTTCTTAGGATCCATGACCATGGCCGTACACAGACAATCGTCCCTTTTGGTACGCACCAGAATGTCGTAATATGGACAGGTTTCACAGCCCTTCCAGAACTGATCATCATCGGTAAGCTCAGAGAAAGTGACTGGCTGGTATCCCAGTCCACTGTTGATTTTCATCACTGCCAGGCTGGTGGTCAGCCCAAAAAGTTGTGCTCCCGGGAATAATCTGGCCGAAAGTTCCAGGGCCCGCTTCTTGATCTCACTGGCCAATCCGCCCCCCCTGAAAGCAGAAGAGACAATAAGTCCGCTGTTGGCTACAAACTTGTTATGTCCCCAGGATTCAATATAACAGAAACCTGCCCATAAACCCCCATCGCCCAGGGCAATAACAGCCTTTCCTTCTTCTATCTTTTCATTCAGGTATTCAGCGCCCCTGACAGCAATACCCGTTCCCTTCTGAAGAGATGCCTGGAATATAGCTTCCTCAATCTCGGGAACATAATCCAGGTGCAATTTCGAGGCAATGCTTATCTCAATATTCTTTACCATGTGTTTAAATCTTTACTCCATTTATTGCGTTGAAGAGCCCTGCATGAGGCCCGGCATCCTTAGTTTTAACAAATTCACCAGATCGGAGCGGCTTACTCCATCCCGCGGAACCAACAGAATGGTATCATCACCCGCTATGGTTCCTGCAATTTCATAGGCATCCAGGTTATCAATGGTATAGGCAATACTACCGGCATGTCCCGGAATGGTTCTTAGAATTGCCAATCCCTGTGCGAAATTAAGAGAAACCAGTCCGCCCAGTCCCCGGGCCTCCTTGCCGGCCTCTTCTATCACCTGCTCCTTATCAGGAAGTATATACACATAGCCCGTCTGGTCGTCAGGCATTTTGGCCACTCTCAGATACTTCAGGTCCCGGGAGAGGGTCGCCTGGGTCAGGGCATAACCCTGCTTCTCAAGCAGTCTGGCCAGCTCATCCTGACTGGAAATATTCCTGCTTCCTATAAGCCTGCGAATCTCCATTAATCGCTCATTCCTGTTTTTCATATCCGTATATTGTATTTTTATACATATGAAATGCAAATTTATACATTTATTCCGAACCGATACCATTCTCTCGGCTTTTTTTTATATTTTTACAAGCCGCAAAAAACAGTCAATTAGCTATTTTCATGAAAGAATCAATCAACAAAGTGATCGTCCTGGGATCAGGAGCATTAAAAATCGGAGAAGCGGGTGAATTCGATTACTCGGGATCCCAGGCTCTGAAGGCTCTGCGGGAAGAAAAAGTTTATACCGTTCTGATTAACCCCAATATTGCCACAGTACAAACTTCTGAAGGTGTGGCAGATAAGATTTATTTCCTGCCCATTACTCCCTACTTTGTTGAGCAGGTGATCCAGAAAGAGAGACCCGATGGCATTCTGCTGGCCTTTGGGGGCCAGACCGCTCTGAATTGCGGGGTAGCTCTTTATAAGGAGGGTATCCTGGAAAAATATAATGTGAAGGTGCTGGGGACCCCTGTTCAGGCGATCATGGATACCGAAGACCGGGAGCTTTTTGTTGGCAAACTGGATCAGATCCATGTAAAGACGGCACGGAGCATTGCAGTAACATCGGAAGAAGATGCCCATAAAGCTGCCGAAGAACTGGGCTATCCCATTATTATTCGTGCAGCTTATACCCTGGGCGGGCAGGGAAGCGGTTTCTGCTATAATAAAAGTGATCTGGACAAGTTGGCTCAAAAAGCCTTCTCCTACTCTCCGCAAATACTGCTTGAGGAGTCATTGAAGGGATGGAAAGAGGTGGAGTATGAGGTGGTCAGGGACCGCTTTGATAACTGTATCACCGTCTGTAATATGGAGAATTTTGATCCATTGGGTATCCATACCGGGGAGAGCATCGTGGTGGCCCCTTCACAGACCCTGACCAATAGTGAATATCATAAGCTCCGAAAACTTTCGATTGATATTATCCGGCATATCGGTATCGTGGGTGAGTGTAATGTACAGTATGCCCTGGACCCTGATTCGGAAGATTACCGGGTTATTGAGGTCAATGCCAGACTCTCCCGCTCTTCTGCACTGGCCAGCAAGGCTACCGGCTACCCGCTTGCTTTTGTGGCCGCCAAACTTGGATTGGGGTTTGGCCTGCACCAGTTACGTAACTCGATTACCAAAACCACATCCGCCTTTTTTGAACCGGCACTGGACTACATAGTCTGCAAAATTCCCCGCTGGGACCTCAATAAATTCCAGGGGGTTTCCAAATTGATTGATTCCAGCATGAAATCGGTGGGTGAAGTCATGGCCATCGGACGTACCTTTGAGGAGTCCATCCAGAAAGGGATCCGGATGATCGGACAGGGTATGCATGGTTTTGTTGGTAATCATGAGATGGAGATCGAGAACATCGACCATGAGCTGTCGGAACCGACCGATATGCGTATTTTGGTGATCGAAAAGGCTTTTAGCGAGGGTTATACCATCGACAGAATCCATGAATTAACAAAAATTGACCGATGGTTCCTGGTGAAACTCAAGAAAATTTTTGACCTGAAAGAAGAACTGGAAAAAGTGGATTCGCTGGCTCATCTGAATGATGAGTTACTCTTACAATCCAAAAAAGCCGGATTCAGCGATTTCCAGGTGGCCAGGCTGGTCATGAAGGGAGATGTGTCCGACAATTTACTGGCGGTCCGCGAACACCGTAAAAAGAGGAATATCCTGCCCAGTGTGAAACAGATCGATACGCTGGCCGCTGAGTACCCGGCCAAGACCAATTA contains:
- a CDS encoding GNAT family N-acetyltransferase, coding for MVKNIEISIASKLHLDYVPEIEEAIFQASLQKGTGIAVRGAEYLNEKIEEGKAVIALGDGGLWAGFCYIESWGHNKFVANSGLIVSSAFRGGGLASEIKKRALELSARLFPGAQLFGLTTSLAVMKINSGLGYQPVTFSELTDDDQFWKGCETCPYYDILVRTKRDDCLCTAMVMDPKKNKVNGKARTSGIKVIINHT
- a CDS encoding M20/M25/M40 family metallo-hydrolase, which codes for MSGSFPYEELLMKMISIQAVSREEKLRSDFLETYMKGMGWQVKRIYNNLLIGETEAPGTTVLLNSHMDTVPPVEAWETDPFFPRVEGGKIVGLGSNDAGASVVTMMAAYNQMKELLEGHLNLVLLISAEEEVSGSRGISAVLPLLGEVDAVIVGEPTGLSPAVAERGLMVLDGEVFGKAGHAALNEGKNAIDEAIEDIRAIGQMEFPEQSKWLPGPGAQVTMISAGSSHNVVPDLCRFVVDVRSNDRYGNESLLKMIRSVCKARLTPRSTRLKPTGLDEDHFLMKAIHDSGLEPFGSSTLSDMALIPFPAIKMGPGESSRSHTAGEYILRSELEQGVAAYCRFLEHILV
- a CDS encoding argininosuccinate synthase; protein product: MEKKKVLLAFSGGLDTTFCAVHLARVEHMEVHSAIVNTGGFSDKDLEQIAAHAKKLKTASHQVLDVTADYYYRCIRYMIFGNTLRNRSYPLSVSSERTFQAIALVEHARKNGFNYIAHGSTAAGNDQVRFDLVIQVLAPEMKIITPIRDLKISREDEIDYLRKTGIDMNWSKVEYSVNKGIWGTSVGGKETLNSSEELPAEAFPTPVAKSGSEILSIGFEQGEPVSLNGHSMEPLGVIRELEILASPWGIGRDVHVGDTIIGIKGRVGFEAAAARMIIDAHLALEKHVLTRWQLHWKEQIGQWYGMFVHEAQYLEPVMRDLEAFLESSQKNVTGNATLRLRPYTFSVTGIESPFDLMSASFATYGEMNRAWTAEEVNGFTRILGNQQRIWYEVNGAVDLMK
- a CDS encoding arginine repressor, yielding MKNRNERLMEIRRLIGSRNISSQDELARLLEKQGYALTQATLSRDLKYLRVAKMPDDQTGYVYILPDKEQVIEEAGKEARGLGGLVSLNFAQGLAILRTIPGHAGSIAYTIDNLDAYEIAGTIAGDDTILLVPRDGVSRSDLVNLLKLRMPGLMQGSSTQ
- a CDS encoding glutamate-5-semialdehyde dehydrogenase, which codes for MKELNDIGIRAKEASKELAHLNTNQKNKVLLMVADLLERSTSVILEENAADLGLGREMGLKGAILERLSLSEEKIRAISDGLRQIVQLEDPIGEIGEMRRRPNGLLIGKKRVPLGVVGVIYESRPNVTADVAGLCIKTGNVCVLRGGKEAFRSNNAIVGIFHQALLAIELDPNMVQLVQDTSRESAVAMMKWNEYLDILIPRGGAGLIQAVVRNSTVPVIETGVGNCHVYVDEAADLEKAVAIVYNAKTQRPGVCNAAESLLVHNKVAEKVLPLIASSLMEAGVEIRGDEQSCSLIPGAIPATEVDWSTEYLDLKISSKVVGSVEEAVDHINQYGSMHSESIITENYSHAQYFLERVDAAAVYVNASTRFTDGFEFGYGAEIGISTQKLHARGPMGLKELTTSKYIIYGSGQIR
- the proC gene encoding pyrroline-5-carboxylate reductase, with product MQRIGIIGAGNIGMAIAKGMIRHKLTAPSDLFLSRRRNDLLGEHKQNGFEITDNRKLVSRCDVVILAVLPAQAREVILELKELLAGEDKLLISVVSAVSIRELKDWSGKQAGVVRIMPNTAVEYGASMTCIAGEEEQAVNQVKSLFDPLGQTMIIKEQLMPAATILAACGIAFFLRFIRAVSQGGIQIGFHAGEAGRIAAQTALGAAELLMRTENHPETEIDRVTTPMGCTISGLNEMEHFGLSSAMIKGIVKSYSEISDLK
- the argH gene encoding argininosuccinate lyase; amino-acid sequence: MRLWDKEISTEERILAFTTGKDPVYDLELAPHDILGSMAHSIMLAETGMLEKEEAERILAALDRLYGEAREGVLKLDPGVEDIHSQVEMVLTRELGDIGKKIHTGRSRNDQVMVDVKLFLRDQIREIVGMTLNLARTLLSQAGTYKNVLMPGYTHMQVAMPSSFGLWFGAYAEALADDMTYLQGIYTVINQNPLGSAAGFGSSFPVDRKLTTSLLEFDELHISSVNAQMNRGKTEWYVGTGIGALASTVGRLAMDAVLFMGQNFRFISLPPELTTGSSIMPHKKNPDVLELLRARCNRLSVVATEISAVTGNLISGYHRDFQLLKEILHPSLEELRNCLDMMRYVVECMEVNPDILDEDTYQYIYSVEEVNKKVQAGIPFRDAYRQVASEIDRGRYRPGRDHAYTHLGSIGNPGLAEIKVKLEKAYGGFHFVNSEQLVQRLSNYYRKT
- the carB gene encoding carbamoyl-phosphate synthase (glutamine-hydrolyzing) large subunit, with translation MKESINKVIVLGSGALKIGEAGEFDYSGSQALKALREEKVYTVLINPNIATVQTSEGVADKIYFLPITPYFVEQVIQKERPDGILLAFGGQTALNCGVALYKEGILEKYNVKVLGTPVQAIMDTEDRELFVGKLDQIHVKTARSIAVTSEEDAHKAAEELGYPIIIRAAYTLGGQGSGFCYNKSDLDKLAQKAFSYSPQILLEESLKGWKEVEYEVVRDRFDNCITVCNMENFDPLGIHTGESIVVAPSQTLTNSEYHKLRKLSIDIIRHIGIVGECNVQYALDPDSEDYRVIEVNARLSRSSALASKATGYPLAFVAAKLGLGFGLHQLRNSITKTTSAFFEPALDYIVCKIPRWDLNKFQGVSKLIDSSMKSVGEVMAIGRTFEESIQKGIRMIGQGMHGFVGNHEMEIENIDHELSEPTDMRILVIEKAFSEGYTIDRIHELTKIDRWFLVKLKKIFDLKEELEKVDSLAHLNDELLLQSKKAGFSDFQVARLVMKGDVSDNLLAVREHRKKRNILPSVKQIDTLAAEYPAKTNYLYLTYSGDEHDIEFMADQRSVVVLGSGAYRIGSSVEFDWCSVNALKTVNDEGYRSIMINYNPETVSTDYDVCDRLYFDELSFERVMDIYDLEMPKGIIISVGGQIPNNLAMRLHQQNVHILGTSPINIDRAENRHKFSMMLDKLGIDQPRWMELSSMEEIFSFVDEVGFPLLVRPSYVLSGAAMNVVSNREELEGFLTLAARVSKQYPVVVSEFIEQAKEIEIDAIAREGELFSYAISEHVEFAGVHSGDATMIFPPQKIYFETVRRIKRIARQLAEALEISGPFNMQFLAKDNDIKVIECNLRASRSMPFVSKVLKANLIDQATKIMLKVPIEKPHKSIFDLDYIGCKAPQFSFSRLKKADPVLGVDMSSTGEVGCIGDNYYEAILKAMLSVGYTIPQKNILLSTGDMRSKVELVNSCNMLIEKGFNLFATHGTHEFLKLNGIDSVDLAWPDEKRKPNVMEYLKAKKIDLVVNIPKDLSSHELSNDYSIRRGAVDYNIPLITNARLASAFIYAICKMTLEDISIKSWDEY
- the proB gene encoding glutamate 5-kinase, yielding MTHRKYLKDKKKIVVKVGTSLLAYENGKINLQRMEKLARVLADLSNSGREVVLVSSGAVGVGVGMIGLDKKPENLVQKQALAAIGQVGLIRLYQKFFDEYNLTVAQVLLTRDGIENSLRRKNARNTLNKLIEMGIIPVVNENDTVSTDEIEFGDNDTLSAAVATLIQADLLLILTDTDGVFTADPHIHRSAQKVPKVMKASEDLKDIVLEGSSKMGSGGMASKIAAAELCREHNVDVVIADGADPSTIMAVLEGKDLGTFFVSDATQMAG